CTGCTGCCCCCCATTCCCGCCTGATCTACACCGGCCCCTGCCTTGCCAGCCCGGGTGGGCACGCTGCGGGGCCGGGGCTTGGGCTGTGGCGCTTGGCTTTGCCTGTCGTCTCAAGTGGCCCAAAGCTTATAATTGTCCCCTTTCCGACCTCTCCAGGTCGCTGTCTCCTGCCCAGACCCAAGTCCCTTGCTGGAAGCAGTCCCTCCACTCGCCTGCTGACACTGGAGGAAGCCCAGGCACGAACCCAGGGCCGTCTCGGAACGCCTACTGAGCCCACAACTCCCAAGaccccagcctccccagtggAAAGGTAGGAGTCGGAAAGGTGGGTGCCGGAGAGGGGAGGATTAGCTGGGAGGCTCTGGTTTCTCAGACTGCCTCCTCTCCCACCCGCActccagaaggaaaagagagcgAGGGGAGAAACAGCGGAAGCCAGGGGGTAGCAGTTGGAAGACATTCTTTGCTCTGGGGCGGGGCCCCAGCATACCCCGGAAGAAGCCCCTGCCCTGGCTGGGTGGCAGCCGGGCCCCACCCGAGCCTTCAGGTCAGAGGCTGAGGCCTGTGGGTGGTGGGAGTGGCTATAGTGCTGGAGGGGGAGGTGACTTCTCTTCTCCCTGCAGGCAGCAGACCTGACGCTGTCACACTGAGATCTGCCAAAAGTGAGGAGTCTCTGTCATCGCAGGCCAGCGGGGCTGGTGAGCACAGGGTGGCCCTACACGTGCCCAAGTTGAGAGAGGAGGAACTGAGGCCCTGGTTTCACCTTTAAATGTTGTACTTCAGATTGGGGCAGAGGgccttgagttttgttttgttttggggggttttgttactgttttgaggtggggtcttgctgtgttgctctggctggcctggaacttgctgtatagctcaggctggccccacaACTCTTAACTGCCTTGggcctgagagctgagattacataTGTGAGTCACCAGATCTAGCAAggatttaaacttttaaaacagaAGCCTCAGGTGTAAGCTAGGTAAATTTTAGGTACACGTTAGATATAAATTGCTATTGATAGTACACACTGTATTCACTAGTTCATACAGGGCCTTTTGTTCATtcgttttgaaaatatttaaataatactgTAAACACCCCCAAACTCCCTGGATGCAATTAAAAGAGCCGCTATATCTCCCTGCTGCTGCCCTGACCAGAGGCATCCTCTTGACAGCCATCACCCCTCACTTTGGAGGCTCACTCCCACACAGGTGCATATATATGTCAATATGTAAATACCTCGTTGCTCAGCCCCAGCTGCTTAGAAGCATCTGTGGGCAACGTGGGAAGTGGGAAGCATGCTGCATGTGCAGCTTGATTTtcagaacacacagacacagctggCCAGTGCAACTTAGCTCCTcccattgctttctttttctgtcgtgtgtgtgtgtgtgtgtgtgtgtgtgtgtgtgtgtgtgtgtgcgcgcgcgcgcgcgcgcgctcactcACGCTCACCATTCCTCCACCCGGTGGCTTTGGCGGTTCTTGTCAGCAATCCCCATCACACTCACAGTGTGGGAGATGGCTCTGGCAGATGGGCAAGAGTGAAGCTGCTGTTGGGTAGGGTCAGCACACAGCTTGACAGGATCAGAAGAGCCAGTGGCTTTCCAAGGCACCCTGTAGAGAGCGGGCTAGCCTGCCCTTCTCCTGCTTCATAGGTTATGCAGTCACCAGACCCATTCTTGCTCTGGGTCTGAGCAGCTCAGAACCTTGTCCTACCACACATGGTCTGAACAGCTCTTTCTGAGTCAGGCTGGGTGTCCTCCCACCAAGTTGTATCCTGTCCTCACGGATGTATCTGTAAGATTCTCACCTCTAACTGTGACACCCCCTTCCCAACAGGCCTCCAGAGGCTGCACCGGCTGCGACGACCCCACTCCAGCAGTGATGCTTTCCCTGTAGGCCCAGCACCTGCTGGCTCCTGTGAGAGcctgtcctcttcttcctcctcctcctcctcttcatcttcctcctcctcctcagagtcCTCAGCAGCTGGTCTGGGGCCACTCTCTGGGTCCCCCTCACACCGCACATCAGCCTGGCTAGATGATGGCGATGAGCTGGATTTCAGTCCACCCCGCTGTCTGGAAGGACTTCGGGGACTCGACTTTGATCCCCTTACCTTTCGCTGCAGCAGCCCTACCCCAGGGGACCCTGCACCTCCTGCCAGCCCAgcacctccagcctctgcctctgccttcccacctcGGGCAACCCCACAGGCCCTGTCACCCCACGGGCCCACCAACTCTGCTTTGCCCACTGCCCTGGACATCTCAGAGCCGCTGGCTGTATCAGTGCcacctgctgtcctggaactgctggGGGCTGGAGGAACACCTGCCCCAGTCACCCCAACACCCGCTCTGAGCCCTAGCCCAGGCCTGCGCCCCCATCTCATCCCCCTGCTACTGCGTGGAGCTGAGGCCCAGCTAAGTGACACCTGCCAGCAGGAGATCAGCAGCAAGCTAGCACCAACTGGTCCCcggggagctccaggccagtgcaGTGAGTCTTGTTCAGTAGACCTCACTCACACTAGTCCCCAAGCTGTCCCAGGACCCAGCTGacctccttcctgttcctctctgtaTTGTAGGTCCTGGCATGGATTCACCATTATTGCCCCCACCCTTGTCTCTGCTGCGCCCTGGTGgggctccacccccaccccccaagaacCCAGCACGCCTCATGGCCCTGGCTTTGgctgagagggctcagcaggtggcAGAGCAACAGAGCCAACAAGAGCAGGGGGGCACCCCACCTGCTCCCCATTCCCCTTTCCGCCGCTCACTATCCCTAGAGGTGGGTGGGGAGCCTGTCGGGGCTTCAGGGAGTGGGCCACACCCTCCCTCCTTAGCCCATCCAGGTGCCTGGGCTCCAGGTCCCCCACCTTACCTCCCAAGGCAACAAAGTGATGGGAGCCTGGTAAGAAGCCAGCGGCCCTTGGGAACCTCAAGGAGGGGTCCCAGAGGCCCTACCCAGGTCAGTGCCCAGCTCAGGGCAAGTGGGGCTTACAGGGATGCTCCAGAGATGGCAGCCCAGTCCCCATGTTCTGTCCCTTCACAGGGTTCTAACCCCAGTTTCTTCTCAACCCCCCGGGAGTGTCTGCCATCTTTCCTTGGGGCCCCCAAACAAGGCTTGTACTCCCTGGGTCCCCCATCCTTCCCACCTAGCTCCCCGGCCCCAGTCTGGAGGAACTCTCTGGGTACCCCCTCAGCACTTGACAGGGGAGAGAATCTATACTATGAGATTGGAGCAGGGGAGGGGACCTCCTTCTCTGGCCCCAGCCGGCCCTGGAGTCCATTTCGCTCCATGCCCCCCGACAGGCTCAATGCCTCTTATGGCATGCTTGGCCAGTCACCACCACTCCACAGGTCCCCCGACTTCCTGCTCAGCTACCCACCGCCCGCCTCCTGCTTTCCACCTGACCACCTTAGCCACTCAGTTTCCCAGCACATTGCCCGGCGCCCTACCCGGCCTGAGCCCCTCTATGTCAACCTAGCCCTAGGACCCAGGGGCCcctcacctgcctcttcctcctcctcctctcctcctgcccacccccgAAGCCGTTCAGATCCTGGGCCCCCTGTTCCCCGCCTCCCCCAGAAGCAGCGGGCCCCTTGGGGTCCTCGTACCCCCCATCGGGTGCCAGGACCTTGGGGCTCCCCTGAGCCTCTCCTGCTGTACAGGGCAGCTCCACCAGCTTATGGGAGGGGAGGCGAGCTCCGAGGATCCTTGTACAGAAATGGAGGACATAGAGGGGAGGGGGCTGGTCCCCCTCCTCCGTATCCCACACCCAGCTGGACCCTACATTCAGAAGGACAGACCAGAAGTTACTGCTGAGCTAGGGTCAGGAAAAGACCCCCCCACTGGATCTTGGCCTGGTCAatcctttgttttgtattttgttgagCTCGCCCCTACTCCAGGTTTCTAACTTTGTAACTTGCTCTGATGTGGCTCCCTAACCCAAAATCATTGTATCCCTACCCTGAGTTGCAGGGTGTGaccatcccccatccccctccTGGGGGCCCTTGCACAAATTGGGGAGGAGCAAGGCTGAtaccctgtcctcctcctcctcctcctctctccaggaGCCTCCAGCCCGTCCTGCTGTCTGCACAGGGGTGGGAAAGTCCCTGTCCACCTCTTCCATGCACCCCACTAAGCCACCTGACAacattaatgaataaaaatggcaGAAATTTGGCTGCTGGAGCCAGTGAATGAAGACGAGACGAGCTGGGGGGCTTACCACTTTCTTTGCTTTGAGGCAGACACTGAGGGATGGGGTCAGTCCTGGGAAGGGGTAGGGTAATGACTGCAGGGAGAGCTGTGGCTAAGAGTGGGGCTCAGCCTGGGTGTCTTCAAGGCGGCACTTATTCTGCAGCTCTGCCATGATCTCCTCCAACAGATCCATCCTGGGCAGCAGTAAGGCAGACAGACCTGGGCTTAGCTCAGGCTGAGGGAGGGGCCTGGGCCGCCCACCACAGCCTCTATATCTCACTCCTGTAGGCTGTCCAAGAGAGTGCCTTCCGTCAGCTCGCCAGCCTCACTCTCAGGCTCCTGCAGGAGGAAAGGGTGAGCTGCCACCGGCTGCCACAGAGCCCCAGAGCCCGGGGGTTTTCGGTGGCCTCCCTGGCAGCAGCTCTCTGGGCATTGAAGCCTTTCTGTTGGTCAGCATGCAGGGCTGGGTCCAGAACAAGCAGCCCAGGCGTGCCCCAGCTGCCCCTGCAGCTCTTCCCCTCACACTGCTCCTCAGAGCTCTGGGTCCCCAGCAAGAGGCTGGCTAAGGGCTGGTGCGCAGGGCAGGGTCTTGGGGGAAGCAGGGCTGCTCAGGGAGTCGGGTCAGGAGGGAGCTGGGTCAGGAGGGAGCTGGCAGACTTATGGAGGCGGGGCTGCAGGGTAGCAGGGTACTGGGGTAGCCGTACTGTTGAGGTGGGCTCCGGGCAACTGtgcgggctggggctggggctggggctgggctccacGCCGCCGGAGCTGGCGCCTAGAGGAAGACTGGGGCTGGGACTGAGGCTGCTGCCTAGAGTCAAGCTACTGCCCGAGTCCCAGGCTGCATTCTGCTGGACCCTCCTGTCATCTGTGACCTCGGGAGTCTCCAGGGCCTGCAGAAAACAAGGGCAAGGAACTGGCATGGTTGTCTGGGCCCCCACACCTCCTTTGGTCACCAGACCACTCCCCTGCTTCCTACCTGGGAAGGGTCTGGGAAAGGGAGCACGAGCCCTGATCTGGCCTTGGCCCTGGGAGTCACTTCACGGTACAGATGCTCTGGGGATACAGGCCAGATGGCTGGAATTTGATGCTCACCTCCACAGAGTCCAGAACACCCCATCATCATCTGCACCCTCTAACCTGGCAGGGAACCCAGGGTTACAGGAGACGGTGTTGTCCACTCTACTGGGGAGCTGACCTTGGGTGCTGATTCCTATGGGAAGGGGGTGAGATGTGACATGAGCCCTGCCTGGGGTTCCATAAGTTCCCATGCCACTCTGCCCTTCCTGTACCTTGGCCATGGCCTTTCGCAATAGGTACCGAGTGCTCTGCAAGCTGCCCCAGCGGTCAGCAGGCTCTAGGCCCAGGCCAGCTTGAACCAAGGCCTGGTAGGGGGCTGGCAGCAAGGTGTCCAGTGCCGGGctctctcctgcttccagcttGGCCTTCACCTCAGGCCCCTCTCCCCCAGCCCACGGCAGCTCtcctgtgaagaggcaccatgaggaGACCCACCCTAGTGGGATGTCTCTGGGTGGGGTGCAAGCGTAGGGTGGGTCACTGACCAGTGAAGACCTCCTGGGTCAGGATGCAGAAGCTGTAGAGATCTGAGGTAGTGGCTGGCATGTCACCACGGATCAGTTCAAGTGGCAGCCATGGGTACAGttcagggggtgggggaagcccTGGACCTGGGTCTCCCTGGGGGTAATCCTGTGGCAGCCTGGGGAGGCCAAAAGGTCTAGTGAACTAGAGGCTGCGGGGAGGGACACAGGGCAGACATGGGGGCAGGCTCTCACCTGGACTGCAGCCTAGGCTGGGTCAGTGGACGCCCGTGTTCCAGGTGGCTAACCTTGGCCAGGCCTGGCCGCACTAGCTGCACAGCATGGGAACTGAGGCCACCATGGGCCCAGCAGCGGGCCTGCAGGAACAACAGGGCCTCCACCACCTGCAGCAGCAGAGAGCCTGGCCGCAGGCCCGGCAGGCCCTGGGAAGCCTCGGCAACCGGTCTTGCTGAGTGCAGCAGGAAATGAAGGGAGCCCAGCCACACTGGCTCAAAGAGCAGGCTCAGTCTGGACAGGTCCTCTGAGGGGCTCAGTgccatcagcagcagcaggccaGGGTGGTGTAGGATGCTGCGAGGGAGCAGAGGGTCCTTACGATCTGCCCCAGTGATCAAGGGGAGGGGAGAACTGTCTCACCAGCCACCATGCAGGAAACACTGAGACCCTCCATCACAGCCTGGCAGTGGCAGAGCCGGCCCCAGCCCACCATACCAGCCTAaggcccctctcatcccttcctcctttctgggTAGTACTCTGGTGCCCAGGGGAGGGGGGTGTCATTACAGCTGGAGGGCTCTGTGCTGGATGCTAGCACAGAACCAAAGCTTAACTACAACTATGGCAGTACCACATCCTCTTGGTTATGGACTGCTGGAATCTGTGGTCAGCTGGGCTGGTAACCTGCAGT
The nucleotide sequence above comes from Peromyscus maniculatus bairdii isolate BWxNUB_F1_BW_parent chromosome 1, HU_Pman_BW_mat_3.1, whole genome shotgun sequence. Encoded proteins:
- the Arhgap33 gene encoding rho GTPase-activating protein 33 isoform X3, producing the protein MLQAQKQSDHILPWGASWAGRGQTLRARSTDSLDGPGEGSVQPVPPTGGPGAKGKAGKRLSAPRGPFPRLADCAHFHYENVDFGHIQLLLSPEREGPNLSGENELVFGVQVTCQGRSWPVLRSYDDFRSLDAHLHRCIFDRRFSCLPELPPPPEGARAAQMLVPLLLQYLETLSGLVDSNLNCGPVLTWMELDNHGRRLLLSEEASLNIPAVAAAHVVKRYTAQAPDELSFEVGDIVSVIDMPPTEDRSWWRGKRGFQVGFFPSECVELFTERPGPGLKADADSPLGGIPAPQGISSLTSAVPRPRGKLAGLLRTFMRSRPSRQRLRQRGILRQRVFGCDLGEHLSNSGQDVPQVLRCCSEFIEAHGVVDGIYRLSGVSSNIQRLRHEFDSERIPELSGPAFLQDIHSVSSLCKLYFRELPNPLLTYQLYGKFSEAMSVPGEEERLVRVHDVIQQLPPPHYRTLEYLLRHLARMARHSANTSMHARNLAIVWAPNLLRSMELESVGLGGAAAFREVRVQSVVVEFLLTHVEVLFSDTFTSAGLDPAGRCLLPRPKSLAGSSPSTRLLTLEEAQARTQGRLGTPTEPTTPKTPASPVERRKRERGEKQRKPGGSSWKTFFALGRGPSIPRKKPLPWLGGSRAPPEPSGSRPDAVTLRSAKSEESLSSQASGAGLQRLHRLRRPHSSSDAFPVGPAPAGSCESLSSSSSSSSSSSSSSSSESSAAGLGPLSGSPSHRTSAWLDDGDELDFSPPRCLEGLRGLDFDPLTFRCSSPTPGDPAPPASPAPPASASAFPPRATPQALSPHGPTNSALPTALDISEPLAVSVPPAVLELLGAGGTPAPVTPTPALSPSPGLRPHLIPLLLRGAEAQLSDTCQQEISSKLAPTGPRGAPGQCSPGMDSPLLPPPLSLLRPGGAPPPPPKNPARLMALALAERAQQVAEQQSQQEQGGTPPAPHSPFRRSLSLEVGGEPVGASGSGPHPPSLAHPGAWAPGPPPYLPRQQSDGSLVRSQRPLGTSRRGPRGPTQVSAQLRASGAYRDAPEMAAQSPCSVPSQGSNPSFFSTPRECLPSFLGAPKQGLYSLGPPSFPPSSPAPVWRNSLGTPSALDRGENLYYEIGAGEGTSFSGPSRPWSPFRSMPPDRLNASYGMLGQSPPLHRSPDFLLSYPPPASCFPPDHLSHSVSQHIARRPTRPEPLYVNLALGPRGPSPASSSSSSPPAHPRSRSDPGPPVPRLPQKQRAPWGPRTPHRVPGPWGSPEPLLLYRAAPPAYGRGGELRGSLYRNGGHRGEGAGPPPPYPTPSWTLHSEGQTRSYC
- the Arhgap33 gene encoding rho GTPase-activating protein 33 isoform X1 — translated: MGRAPEPPAAVRGGACGRPRAPHALPFVSPWRRRRRRGLRTRARKPPGSEEATATMVARSTDSLDGPGEGSVQPVPPTGGPGAKGKAGKRLSAPRGPFPRLADCAHFHYENVDFGHIQLLLSPEREGPNLSGENELVFGVQVTCQGRSWPVLRSYDDFRSLDAHLHRCIFDRRFSCLPELPPPPEGARAAQMLVPLLLQYLETLSGLVDSNLNCGPVLTWMELDNHGRRLLLSEEASLNIPAVAAAHVVKRYTAQAPDELSFEVGDIVSVIDMPPTEDRSWWRGKRGFQVGFFPSECVELFTERPGPGLKADADSPLGGIPAPQGISSLTSAVPRPRGKLAGLLRTFMRSRPSRQRLRQRGILRQRVFGCDLGEHLSNSGQDVPQVLRCCSEFIEAHGVVDGIYRLSGVSSNIQRLRHEFDSERIPELSGPAFLQDIHSVSSLCKLYFRELPNPLLTYQLYGKFSEAMSVPGEEERLVRVHDVIQQLPPPHYRTLEYLLRHLARMARHSANTSMHARNLAIVWAPNLLRSMELESVGLGGAAAFREVRVQSVVVEFLLTHVEVLFSDTFTSAGLDPAGRCLLPRPKSLAGSSPSTRLLTLEEAQARTQGRLGTPTEPTTPKTPASPVERRKRERGEKQRKPGGSSWKTFFALGRGPSIPRKKPLPWLGGSRAPPEPSGSRPDAVTLRSAKSEESLSSQASGAGLQRLHRLRRPHSSSDAFPVGPAPAGSCESLSSSSSSSSSSSSSSSSESSAAGLGPLSGSPSHRTSAWLDDGDELDFSPPRCLEGLRGLDFDPLTFRCSSPTPGDPAPPASPAPPASASAFPPRATPQALSPHGPTNSALPTALDISEPLAVSVPPAVLELLGAGGTPAPVTPTPALSPSPGLRPHLIPLLLRGAEAQLSDTCQQEISSKLAPTGPRGAPGQCSPGMDSPLLPPPLSLLRPGGAPPPPPKNPARLMALALAERAQQVAEQQSQQEQGGTPPAPHSPFRRSLSLEVGGEPVGASGSGPHPPSLAHPGAWAPGPPPYLPRQQSDGSLVRSQRPLGTSRRGPRGPTQVSAQLRASGAYRDAPEMAAQSPCSVPSQGSNPSFFSTPRECLPSFLGAPKQGLYSLGPPSFPPSSPAPVWRNSLGTPSALDRGENLYYEIGAGEGTSFSGPSRPWSPFRSMPPDRLNASYGMLGQSPPLHRSPDFLLSYPPPASCFPPDHLSHSVSQHIARRPTRPEPLYVNLALGPRGPSPASSSSSSPPAHPRSRSDPGPPVPRLPQKQRAPWGPRTPHRVPGPWGSPEPLLLYRAAPPAYGRGGELRGSLYRNGGHRGEGAGPPPPYPTPSWTLHSEGQTRSYC
- the Arhgap33 gene encoding rho GTPase-activating protein 33 isoform X2, translated to MGRAPEPPAAVRGGACGRPRAPHALPFVSPWRRRRRRGLRTRARKPPGSEEATATMVARSTDSLDGPGEGSVQPVPPTGGPGAKGKAGKRLSAPRGPFPRLADCAHFHYENVDFGHIQLLLSPEREGPNLSGENELVFGVQVTCQGRSWPVLRSYDDFRSLDAHLHRCIFDRRFSCLPELPPPPEGARAAQMLVPLLLQYLETLSGLVDSNLNCGPVLTWMELDNHGRRLLLSEEASLNIPAVAAAHVVKRYTAQAPDELSFEVGDIVSVIDMPPTEDRSWWRGKRGFQVGFFPSECVELFTERPGPGLKADADSPLGGIPAPQGISSLTSAVPRPRGKLAGLLRTFMRSRPSRQRLRQRGILRQRVFGCDLGEHLSNSGQDVPQVLRCCSEFIEAHGVVDGIYRLSGVSSNIQRLRHEFDSERIPELSGPAFLQDIHSVSSLCKLYFRELPNPLLTYQLYGKFSEAMSVPGEEERLVRVHDVIQQLPPPHYRTLEYLLRHLARMARHSANTSMHARNLAIVWAPNLLRSMELESVGLGGAAAFREVRVQSVVVEFLLTHVEVLFSDTFTSAGLDPAGRCLLPRPKSLAGSSPSTRLLTLEEAQARTQGRLGTPTEPTTPKTPASPVERRKRERGEKQRKPGGSSWKTFFALGRGPSIPRKKPLPWLGGSRAPPEPSGSRPDAVTLRSAKSEESLSSQASGAGLQRLHRLRRPHSSSDAFPVGPAPAGSCESLSSSSSSSSSSSSSSSSESSAAGLGPLSGSPSHRTSAWLDDGDELDFSPPRCLEGLRGLDFDPLTFRCSSPTPGDPAPPASPAPPASASAFPPRATPQALSPHGPTNSALPTALDISEPLAVSVPPAVLELLGAGGTPAPVTPTPALSPSPGLRPHLIPLLLRGAEAQLSDTCQQEISSKLAPTGPRGAPGPGMDSPLLPPPLSLLRPGGAPPPPPKNPARLMALALAERAQQVAEQQSQQEQGGTPPAPHSPFRRSLSLEVGGEPVGASGSGPHPPSLAHPGAWAPGPPPYLPRQQSDGSLVRSQRPLGTSRRGPRGPTQVSAQLRASGAYRDAPEMAAQSPCSVPSQGSNPSFFSTPRECLPSFLGAPKQGLYSLGPPSFPPSSPAPVWRNSLGTPSALDRGENLYYEIGAGEGTSFSGPSRPWSPFRSMPPDRLNASYGMLGQSPPLHRSPDFLLSYPPPASCFPPDHLSHSVSQHIARRPTRPEPLYVNLALGPRGPSPASSSSSSPPAHPRSRSDPGPPVPRLPQKQRAPWGPRTPHRVPGPWGSPEPLLLYRAAPPAYGRGGELRGSLYRNGGHRGEGAGPPPPYPTPSWTLHSEGQTRSYC
- the LOC102914239 gene encoding inactive serine/threonine-protein kinase TEX14-like isoform X2, which translates into the protein MRLGFPRRLPSSLYHLSRDSDKRAQRLPSGAFLADPIPGTDCGMMHSQASRFPVELGSVRDPDAQVGRLHRLALAGGPCWGLARLLRRVVQVDGENSAGQTGLFLSALLGHTSIVRLLLASGANPNHRCLDGSTPMHAGAFSGRGLVLWHLLQAGGDLRLHDQQGRTPRDWAEQGDAKRSWEVLELLQWCRTHMSALVQSGELAPTVSLSRLQAISGHSLCGSLPSLRLVQADRALRQGRMRRSPLTPGLGFGQLNSLQPPALMMGIPLVDPKELASTQGEPDRTYESSSQTLMANLLWKGHPVTVRRLKTPETHPDVLLADLQHCSILHHPGLLLLMALSPSEDLSRLSLLFEPVWLGSLHFLLHSARPVAEASQGLPGLRPGSLLLQVVEALLFLQARCWAHGGLSSHAVQLVRPGLAKVSHLEHGRPLTQPRLQSRLPQDYPQGDPGPGLPPPPELYPWLPLELIRGDMPATTSDLYSFCILTQEVFTGELPWAGGEGPEVKAKLEAGESPALDTLLPAPYQALVQAGLGLEPADRWGSLQSTRYLLRKAMAKESAPKVSSPVEWTTPSPVTLGSLPEHLYREVTPRAKARSGLVLPFPDPSQALETPEVTDDRRVQQNAAWDSGSSLTLGSSLSPSPSLPLGASSGGVEPSPSPSPSPHSCPEPTSTEPESEAGELTEGTLLDSLQEMDLLEEIMAELQNKCRLEDTQAEPHS